ATCTCCAGCCCAATGGTTATTGGCTCAACACCGGGCAGTTGATCTGCATCGGACCCGCTGAGACACCCCAAATGCTGCACCGGGACGAGGGCAATTGGCCGGGCGCCATCAACCCGAGCGAGGAGATCACGGTCACGGCCATCTTCGCCCTCACCGACTTCAGCGAAGAAAACGGTGCCACAGTGGTGATACCGGGTAGCAATTTGTGGACGGACTTCAGTCAGGCCGCGACGCCGGATCGAATGAGACGCGCTGTCATGCGGGCCGGCTCTGCCTTGCTCTACAGCGGCAAGATCATCCACGGCGGCGGGGCGAATACGACTGCAAACGAGTGGCGCGTAGGACTTCACGCCGGGTTCTGCCGGGGCTGGCTTCGCTCCGAAGAAAACCACCAGCTCACCACCACCCTCGAACAAGCGCGTCGCATGCCCGAACACGTCCAGCGCTTGCTCGGCTTCCGCTCGTTCAGCCAACCCATGGGCGGCCGCCTGGGTCTCGTCGACTACGAGGACTGCGCGCAGCTTCTTTGAGCCATGCCATGACGGCACTCTCAGCGGATTGACGATCCGGCGGGAGGGGTCGGGACGGAAGTGGAAGCGTTGGGATCGATCAGGGATCCATGCGCGTCGCGGTGATCGTCCCGGTATCGCCTATGCAATTCGGATCGCTGTGGGTCTCGACCAGGTAGGTCCCGTTCAGCTCGTTTCCAAGCATATCTAAAGTCACATCGAGCCGATGGTCGACAGCGGGCGCTGGATCTGGGTTCAGAAATAGGAGTATACGCCCAACCACTTCGACGAAACCTAACGATACACTGGGGCAACTTGTACCAACGATACATACAACGCCATCCCAGCAGGTCGTGCCCGAAAGCGACGCGGACGTTACTTCCGCGGCTAGATCCCCCCTCGGATCCACCTGCCCTCTTTGGTCGAAAACCATCACGATGTCCCCCGTGCCGGAGATCGTCGAGGGGTTCGGGGGATTATCGCTTGTCCACGTTCCCATCCAGGTTCCTGAAACATCGAGAACGGGCGCATCGATGACTCCCGAAGATCCAGTTTTGTTGGTTTCGCTGCATGCTGTCGCCAGTGCAACTCCGAGCAATAGCAGAAACAACTTTCGACTCATGTTCAAACCGCCTCTAATGACTTTTTATTACCAGTTGGCCGGTTGGCCGGTGCGTCATCTTAGCCTCAAATTCCCCGGCTTCGATAGTGACGCGTCGAGGATCTCACACGGCGGCTGTACAATCAAGGCTAAATGAAATTGTGAGCTCATCGGCAGTTTTGGCGCAACTACTATTCTGCGTTACGAAATCTAGCCTCTCGA
The sequence above is a segment of the Myxococcales bacterium genome. Coding sequences within it:
- a CDS encoding phytanoyl-CoA dioxygenase family protein, giving the protein MPELQHFDRSVSPDKLWEAIDTAGGVIVDDFVPKDLFAQLQDELMPLVGTHSPGCNDDAHDFWKDFHGRETKRITGLAGRSDGWVQLLCDPLFRALGDHYLQPNGYWLNTGQLICIGPAETPQMLHRDEGNWPGAINPSEEITVTAIFALTDFSEENGATVVIPGSNLWTDFSQAATPDRMRRAVMRAGSALLYSGKIIHGGGANTTANEWRVGLHAGFCRGWLRSEENHQLTTTLEQARRMPEHVQRLLGFRSFSQPMGGRLGLVDYEDCAQLL